GGGGCTTTTTCTTTGTCCAATGTGATCCAATACCGTCTTAAAAAATCCGTATATTTTCTTAAATTCAAGCATTTAGACAATTTCAAAAAATCGAAATTCTCTCTCATCCTTTTGCCAAACCGTCCACTCTTATACCATTTCATCCTTTGACATCCGGCAAATTCCGGGGTAGAATTTTCCAAAACTTGGCCCCCGGCAAAAAAACCCTACCCCTGGAGGCAAGATTTTCACGCCCAAATCAGCCGTCCCTCTCACGGACAGCCAGGTCGAAGAGGCCGTCGCAGCGGAAAAGCCGTTCAAACTCTTCGATGGCAAAGGGCTCTTTCTTCTCGTTGCACCGAAAAAAACAGCGGTACCAGCAAATGCTGGCGATTCAAATACCACTTTCAGGGCAGGGAACAGCTTCTTGCGCTCGGCACCTACCCTGAAGTGTCTCTTTTTGAAGCACGCGTCCGTTGTGAACATGCGCGGCAACTGCTGGCGAAACAACTGAACCCTGGCGAAGCCTACCGAGAAGCGAAAGCTGAAGAAAAAATTCTGGCCTCAACAGTGGATCCCGGTCCGTCCGTAAGTCTCAATATGGATGGAGACGTGGTGATCCGAAAAGGCCGCTCAACGCTCCGGTTGAACGAAGAAGAATCACAATTCGTTGCTGACCTGCTGAAAAAACTGAGGTGAAAAAATGCCGCTGACCGACATGAAGATCCGAAACGCCAAACCAACCGCAAAACCACGCAAGATGTTTGATGGCGACGGACTCTACCTCCTCATCTCCCCAACCCAAAAACCCGGGCGGGGAAAATCCTGGCGGTTCAAGTACTTTTTTGACGGCAAAGAAAAACTCCTGTCTATGGGAAGTTATCCCGAAATCGGCCTTGCGGAAGCCCGCTCACGACGGGACCAGGCCCGCAAGTTGATCGCCAATGGCATCGACCCTGCCAAGGAAAGACAACGCCAGAAACGAGAGAGAGCAGCGCAGATCGCCAATACGGTTGAGCTTGTCGCCAAAGAGTGGCTGCATCGACAGGAAGGCGTTCTGGCCCCCAAAACCATCTACAGGATTGAACGTCGCCTGGCCAATGACGTCTACCCCGCCATTGGTAGCACCCCTATAGCTGATCTGGTTGCCAAAGAAATTCTCGAAAAGGTGCTGCGCCCTATTGAGGATCGCGGCACCCTGGAAACCGCCCATCGTGTCCGGGGGACCTTGTCCCAGATCATGCGTTATGGCGTGGCCTGCGGCCTGTGTGAGCGGGACGCAACCGTCGACCTGCGAGGAGCACTGAAACCGATCCAGCGTAAGCACCGTGCCGCCCTTGATAGTGAAGGGATTCCCGACCCCGCCAAGGTCGGGGCCCTGCTGCGGGCAATTGACGGGTTCGACGGCAATCCAACCGTCAAGGCCGCCCTGCGCCTGCACCCTCTGGTAGCAACCCGCCCCGGCGAACTGCGTCACGCGGAATGGACAGAAATCGACCTCGACCAGGCCCTCTGGTCAATTCCGGCCGGCCGCATGAAGATGAAAAATCCGCACATCGTGCCGCTTTCGCCGCAGGCGCTGACGATTCTGCGCGAGTTGCAGCAGATCACCGGTAAGGGAACCTATCTCTTTCCATCATCCCGTTCAGCAGCACGGCCAATCTCCGACAACACTCTGAATGCAGCCCTGCGTCGAATGGGCTATGACGGAACAGAGTTTGTTTCCCACGGCTGGCGGGCGATCTTCCGCACCCTGGCCGACGAAGTGTTGCAGGAACGGATCGACATCATCGAGGCTCAACTTGCCCATCAGGTTTCCGACGCCCTCGGCCGGGCCTACAATCGCACCAGCTTCCTGAAGGAGCGCCGGGCGTTGATGAACCGCTGGGGGAGTTATCTTGACGGCCTGAAGAACGCGACCAAGGTGATCTCTCTGGTCAAACGAACCGGTTCCAACTAACGAACGGCTCTTTTCTTCTTCGCGCAATCGCCGCCTGAAAAAATTTACCTACTCGCGCCTTATCTTTCCTTCTCTCTACATTCCGGTCGCACCTTTGTTTGGAAAACCGGCAACTAATAGAAATTTGATACGTCTCTTGAATTCCGTTCCACCAACCACTCTCTGGTGATTGAGCTCCCATTCTTGTCGTTGATCCGCCCAAAACCCTCTTTCCCGCAATGGACAATGCTGGATCAGTTTTCCTTTTTTATGACAGATTTATCCCTGTCCATCTTCCCCCCTACCCGATTTGCCTGACAAGGACGTCAAAAGTCCAGGTTGTTCACCACAGACACGTAAAGGAGAAAGTTCATGGCCAACAACCCTCTCCCCGAAACCGGGTTCCTGCGACTCAAACAGATCATCGGTGATCCCAAGGCGAAGCCACCCATCCCGCCAATCATTCCGATCTCTCGCAGTTCCTGGTGGCAGGGAATAAAAAACAAGAACTACCCAGCGCCAGTGCGCATCGGCAAAAGGGTCACTGTCTGGAAATCCGAAGAAATTCGCGCTTTAGTCAACGGCACCTGGCAACCCGAGTCCGCTGATGACTAGGGCCAACGGCATCCACGTCGGCCTGAGTCACCAGTGCCGCCTAAAGCCTTGCCTGAAGAACTGCCACCGGCCCTGCCCTTCCCCGGCCAAATCGGCATCATGTCTGCGTTGCAGAAGGAGCCGGTGTTGACTTCCACCCTGCCCGAATGGTGGCGGAGGATTCCGACTCGGCTGCATTAGAGAGCTCCTGAGAGCAAATTCGGAGGACCGATTTACTCTCGGCAACAAGGAAACCTACCCATGCAAGCTATCCAGTCGAAGAAAAAAACCAACAAAAAAGTTTTTCGAGGTCGTGACACCTTTTACCTAAGTTCCCGGCATGGCGTTCTGGAAAAAATAGGAGAATTGTTGACAATATGTATAGTGTGTAGTAAACATTACACATGAACGCATTTGGGCCATATATCAGACAGCGCCGCGAGGAGCTGTTTCAGGATGACAGGAGCTTTTCTCTCCGACAGGTTGCCGGACGTGTCGGCATTGAACCTGCGTACTTAAGCAAGATTGAACGGGGCGATTTTGCTCCCCCTTCTGAGGATGTCATACGAAAGCTTGCGCACGAACTTGGAGAGAATGCGGATATCCTTCTGGCGCTTGCAGGTAAGGTTTCCAGGGATCTGATGGAGATCATTGTCCAGCGGCCAAAGCTGGTTGCGGAGCTTTTGAGACAAATCAAAGAGATGCCCGATCATGCGGTGCTACGCGTGGTCCGGGAAGTCAAGGACGGAGACTGGTAGCGGACAGGGAGGAAACCATGGTCAGCCTCACAAAAAATACGTTGGAGTTCAGTTTCCCGGACGTATCTTCACTCGCTCATTGCTCCATCGAGTTTCAAAGGACGCTTCGCATCCCCGATGATAACAGGAAATACCCTCTCCCACCCGGGCTAGGGGCCTTCCCTCTCCTGCATGTTGAAGACTACGCAAAAACAGCGCCGGCGACCTGGCGGGAACGCGGGGGTGTTTTTTTGCCGATGTACCAGGCGGAAGCTTTGTGGATAAATTTCCAGGGTTATTATCCTTGTGCGGTCAAAATTGCCGCCGGTAAAATCAACGCCATCACTGGCGAGTCCTGGCGGAATGAGCTTTCAGCGAAACCTCAGGATTATGTCGTGATTCCTAAGCAGCCCTGGCTGGACGGATTCAGTGTGGGCAAAGGCTTGATTCGCCAGTTCGTTGCCATGCCCCTCGGGCAAGGGTTTACCGCAGAAGAGCAACTGACCGGAAAGGCGGATATCGGAGGGATTCAAATCAGCGTCTTCCCGATGAAAAAAGAAGTGCATCAAAAGCTATTCCCCCCGTCGAAGATTCCGGCATCAGGTTTTGTTTAAACCAGAGCGTTTGCGAGGAAAGCGCCACTATGGGGCTCGCTCCAGGCGGGTTAATGCATCAGGAAATTTTTGAGGATGAATACGGGATCGAGGTTTGGGATGCGACAGAGATGGCCCGTTGTTTTGTTCATCTCGCCAATAGCGAGCAGTATCTGGACATAACTGGGCATGTTCCGCCCACCGAACCTCCGACAGCGAAACAATACACCAATGCTGGAATGCCTTGGTTCGATTATTACGCAGCCGATCAAAAAGCCCTGCAAGGAGCCAAGGCCTTAGCAGAACTGGACAGCATCGCCGCAAAGGTGGTCAAGTATGGGAAAAAATTTCTTAAGGGGAATGACCCTGTCAATCCAACGCGAATCGTTTCTGATCTGTCAACACTTTTCCGGACACATGATTACGCAGCTTTTTTCATGGCCTCAAAGACCAGCGGAGCTTCGTTCCCGTTGGCGGAGTGACGCCGCTGGCGATTGTAAAACACTTCGATGTACTCGAAGATCGACGCTCTGGCTTCGACGCGGCTTTCGTAGTCGCAATGATGGACCAGTTCAGTTTTCAGAGTATGGAAAAAACTCTCAGCGACAGCATTGTCCCAGCAATCACCCTTTTTGCTCATGCTGGCCAAAATGCCGTGGGTGAGGTGAATTTTCCGATGGCTCTCAGAAGCATATTGACTGCCGCGATCACTGTGAAAAATCAGGCCCCGGGCTGGCTTGCGCTTCCAGATCGCCATTCGCAGGGCATCATTGACCAGCGCGGCGTTGATCCGTGAACCCATGGCCCAGCCGACCACGGCCCGAGAGAAGAGATCTATGACAACGGCCAGGTACAGCCAGCCTTCACGCGTCGGAATATAGGTGATATCGCCGACATAAGCGGTGTCGGGCGTTTCGACGTTAAATTCGCGCTCAAGCAGATTAGGCGCAATGGGCTTGTCATGTTTGGAATTGGTTGTCGGCTTAAATTTGCGCTTGGTTTTGACCGCCAAACCTTCTTCCTGCATGAGCCGGGCGATGCGCCGGCGGCTGATGACCGTACCTTGCTTGTCCAGATCGTCTTTGATTCGCCGGGTGCCATAGGTTTTTCGGCCTTTTTCGAATACCCCTTTGATTTGGGGGCGAAGCGCGTCATCGGCAAGGCTGCGGTTGCTGGGCGCTCGGCTCAAGCTCTCATAGTAGCCGCTTCGGGAAACTTGCAGAACACGACACATGGCCTGGACGCCGAATTCAGTCTGCTGTCTCATCCAGGCGTACTTTACCGACTGTTCTTTGCAAAGTACGCCGCCGCTTTTTTTAGGATGTCACGCTCCTCTTTGAGTTGGGCAATTTCGCGCCGCAAGCGCTTAAGCTCTTCGTAGGGATGCTTGTCCCCCGCGCCTTCTTCGTCCACGGCTTGGGGCTGATGATACTTTGCAACCCAGGTATACAGAGTGTTCGGATTGACCCCCAGCGCTCTGGCCGTCTGGGAAATCGGCTGATCAGATTCGACGGCCAACTTCACGGCGTCTTGCTTAAATTCTGGCGAGTACTTCGATGGCATCGGACACACCTCCATGGTCAGGTATTTTGCCTCATTTTGTGTGTCCGGGATAGTGTAGCCACATCATTCTTTAGGGCAAAAAGGGCGTGTGAGTGATGGCCAGTGGTGATCACTTGGTGGAGGATGGCATGGCACAAGCTAACGTGGCAATCGAGACAACCGAAGAGAAATGGCATGCTTCTCCAGTGATCTCGTATAAAGGGCCGATCGAGAGCGTTCGGAAGTATATTCCAAAATTCGAGCGTCGATCCTTCGGCCCCAGCCTTGCGGCTCCTCTATATCGAGGGGAGCCCACCCTGTTTGAGAATCCGGAGGTGCCGTCCGGGGTCAACCCCTGGTATGACACTATTGTCAGGATGCCATTGGCATCGGAAGGGACCAACGTTTCGGAAATTCCTGTTGGGATCGTTTCTCCCCAGTACACCCTGCTTCAGCACCATACGGTTATTGACGAAGCTTTGAAAGCCGTCGGGGCATTGGGTACCAATTCCTCTCAGGTCACAGCCAGTATAGATTTGACCCACTTTGGCGAACGGATGAGACTTGGTCTTGTTTGGCCGGAAGAATTCAGCCTTACCCTGGATGGCGATGACAGGATGGCCCTTAGCCGAATTTTCCTTCCCCGGTTACCAGAGCGTCCTCATCGATCTCGAACAGATCCGGTGTGGAGCGATGGACGCCGATACCGTGCTCCATCAAAAGCATCACGAGTTGCTCTCCGTTCATCAGGGCGATGGGGGTCTTGTCGGGTTGAACAGCCTCTTTGACGGCTCCCGGGCTGAAATCGCTAGTGGTGATGATCAGGCCTTGCTCGTGCGCTCCGAGGCTGCCGCGCACCTGCTGCACGACCGGAGCCTGGATGTTGTTCTTGAGCTTCCACTTTTTGACTTGGACAGCCATCTTGATGCGGACCACGTCACCCACCACCAGGGTGCCCCGAACATCGATGCCGCCGTCGCCACTAAGTTTGGTCACCTCGACCATCTCGAAACCCATCTCCGCCAGCAACTGCGAGATAAGCTCCTCGAACTCGCCGGGCTTCATCGCCAGCAGACGTTCACGCAGGGCCTTTCGAACTTGGTGGTTGTGTTGCTCGATCTGGAACGCCAGCCCGCGACCCATCCATTGGCTCAGGCCCACATAGCCACGGCCGTGCTGAACGAAGCGGGGCCGCTCACCGCGTTTCTGCTGGCGTTTGATCTCGGTAATCACCTGGGCATACATGGTGGCCTCGGGCGTTTTTCCGCCGGTTACCAGCCAGCCTTTTTGCAGGGCCTTCTCAGTGATTTCCTTGTAGTGCATCGGCTTCTTGCCGCCGAACTCCTCGAGCACCTTCTGAGCGCAATCGGTGAAGGAGAACCCCGCATTTGTAGGATGAGGTTTTGGAGCCTCTTGGACGGTCGCAGGAATCGGCGCAGCGCCGCTCGATATTTTAGTGGAATCCCGAAGCGCGAAGGTCTGAGGGCCAACCTTTACAAAGGTCGATTTGTCACCATTTTTCTTGATGTCCGAATACAGACTGGCGCTCACGGTGGCTTCAGGCGTCTTGCCATCAGAGGTCCAGAGCCCAGCAGCGATGATCTGCTCAGCAATTGCTTTAGCGTGCAGCGGGGTTTTTGCCTTTTTCAGCACCTCAGTGGCGGCAGCCTTCACGGACATTCAGATATCCTCCTCAAGGATCTGGCCATTTTCGAGTAGCCATTGCTTTGCCTTGTCCATTTTCGAGGACTGCGCTCGAACGATATTCCAAAACCGAGGTGTGTGGTTCGCTTCCAATAGGTGAGTCAGTTCGTGGATGATCACGTAATCCACGACATACATCGGTGCCTTAATGAGTCGCCAGTTGAAATTTATGTTGTCCTTGATCGTGCAGGAACCCCAGCGATAGCGATTATCAACGATCTTGGCATTGGTGAATGCCACTCCGAGATCATTGGCAAACTTTTTGGTCCGGGGCAGGATTTTTTCCCTGGCCTTGTCCATGTACCAATTTCGCAGGACCTGCTTGCGCTCAGCAGAAAGCCTCGCCGGGATCAGGAAACGTTGCTCGAAACGAATCTCTTCCGAGTTGTTTTGGACTACTTCGATCTGATATTGACGGCCCAGGTAGAGTGCGGATTCGCCGTTGACCAGCTCTTTGCCCGGCGGATGAGGTAATGCGTATTTTTGCGCATGTTTGGTCTTTTCATAAATCCACTTCCGTTTTGATTCGATGATAGCCTGAATCTTCTCCTCGGAAGTGGATTCCGGCGCATGGACAACCACACTGCGATCCCGTTCGACGGTAATCGTCAGCTTTTTACGGTTAGGCGACCGCTTGATGGTATAGACCAGCTCCATGTTTACTCCGCGTAAAGAATCACATCATTATTCTTTTCTGCTATTTCCATCACCCGGCTGATGATCTGGGAGCGATTTTGAAGCAGGTTCGGCAGCTTTGTATAAGCAGGCTGCAGTAGTGTCGCCTGAATATCGGCCTTGAGCTTATTACGGGCAGGAATGCTCTCCCAGAAACCGGCGAGTTTTAATTCCCTTTCGACAACCAGGAAAACCTGCTGGGTGAGATCGACGAGAGCGGAAATTTCATCCTCATCCAGTTCCTTTTCGCCAAAAACTTCACGTTTGAAACTCCGGAAAAACGGCATCTGCTTCTTACGGTGGAGGCCATAGGTCGGCTCCTTGCTGGCGCTCTTGATGCGCTCTCGCAATTTTTCCAGCTCTTCATAAATTTTTTTCCAATTATCTCGAAAATCCTGGAATATCTGCGCCAGTGCCTCGGCGAAGGATGCCTGTAAATCCGGATCGTCATCCAGTTCAACATCCAGGTGATGGCGAATAGCGTGTTCCACTTCCGCAGCCTTGGTTTTGGTGCGGTTACGCTTGCCGACATTTTTTTCAAAGTCTTCATCAAGAATAGAAATCGGCTCAATTTTCTGATCGATATTCTTCGATTCCAGATACTGGTCGGTAATCGCACGAAGCTTTGGAGGTATGCCTTTCATGCTTAAGCGTTCGTCACGGAAATGCTTTCCGGCCAGAACATTGATTTCCGCAAGAGCATTATAGTCGCTCATAAAATCCAACGCCTGCCGGGCGGGAAAGACCAGATTCATGCATTTCGTGAAGTTCTTGAAGGCCTGCATATAATCAAAACGCAAATCTTCATCATAAAAAACATCAAAGAACGCATCATGGTCCGTGAGGTCCGTCAGACCATGTTTTTGAAGCAGGCCCATAATTTCAGCATAGCTATTTTGGAGGTCGCGGAGCTCTTCTTCCGGGAAGCTCAGCGTATCGATGATTTCTTTTTGTTCCCGCTCGTCATAGGCATCGATGGCTTTCTTCAGGTGATGACCCACACCGACATAGTCAACGACAAAGCCCTTGTCTTTTGTGTCACCGCCAACACGGTTAAC
This portion of the Syntrophotalea acetylenica genome encodes:
- a CDS encoding Arm DNA-binding domain-containing protein is translated as MSRPSHGQPGRRGRRSGKAVQTLRWQRALSSRCTEKNSGTSKCWRFKYHFQGREQLLALGTYPEVSLFEARVRCEHARQLLAKQLNPGEAYREAKAEEKILASTVDPGPSVSLNMDGDVVIRKGRSTLRLNEEESQFVADLLKKLR
- a CDS encoding tyrosine-type recombinase/integrase, whose translation is MPLTDMKIRNAKPTAKPRKMFDGDGLYLLISPTQKPGRGKSWRFKYFFDGKEKLLSMGSYPEIGLAEARSRRDQARKLIANGIDPAKERQRQKRERAAQIANTVELVAKEWLHRQEGVLAPKTIYRIERRLANDVYPAIGSTPIADLVAKEILEKVLRPIEDRGTLETAHRVRGTLSQIMRYGVACGLCERDATVDLRGALKPIQRKHRAALDSEGIPDPAKVGALLRAIDGFDGNPTVKAALRLHPLVATRPGELRHAEWTEIDLDQALWSIPAGRMKMKNPHIVPLSPQALTILRELQQITGKGTYLFPSSRSAARPISDNTLNAALRRMGYDGTEFVSHGWRAIFRTLADEVLQERIDIIEAQLAHQVSDALGRAYNRTSFLKERRALMNRWGSYLDGLKNATKVISLVKRTGSN
- a CDS encoding helix-turn-helix transcriptional regulator, producing the protein MANNPLPETGFLRLKQIIGDPKAKPPIPPIIPISRSSWWQGIKNKNYPAPVRIGKRVTVWKSEEIRALVNGTWQPESADD
- a CDS encoding helix-turn-helix domain-containing protein codes for the protein MNAFGPYIRQRREELFQDDRSFSLRQVAGRVGIEPAYLSKIERGDFAPPSEDVIRKLAHELGENADILLALAGKVSRDLMEIIVQRPKLVAELLRQIKEMPDHAVLRVVREVKDGDW
- a CDS encoding IS3 family transposase (programmed frameshift), translating into MPSKYSPEFKQDAVKLAVESDQPISQTARALGVNPNTLYTWVAKYHQPQAVDEEGAGDKHPYEELKRLRREIAQLKEERDILKKGGGVLCKEQSVKYAWMRQQTEFGVQAMCRVLQVSRSGYYESLSRAPSNRSLADDALRPQIKGVFEKGRKTYGTRRIKDDLDKQGTVISRRRIARLMQEEGLAVKTKRKFKPTTNSKHDKPIAPNLLEREFNVETPDTAYVGDITYIPTREGWLYLAVVIDLFSRAVVGWAMGSRINAALVNDALRMAIWKRKPARGLIFHSDRGSQYASESHRKIHLTHGILASMSKKGDCWDNAVAESFFHTLKTELVHHCDYESRVEARASIFEYIEVFYNRQRRHSANGNEAPLVFEAMKKAA
- a CDS encoding HTH domain-containing protein; amino-acid sequence: MSVKAAATEVLKKAKTPLHAKAIAEQIIAAGLWTSDGKTPEATVSASLYSDIKKNGDKSTFVKVGPQTFALRDSTKISSGAAPIPATVQEAPKPHPTNAGFSFTDCAQKVLEEFGGKKPMHYKEITEKALQKGWLVTGGKTPEATMYAQVITEIKRQQKRGERPRFVQHGRGYVGLSQWMGRGLAFQIEQHNHQVRKALRERLLAMKPGEFEELISQLLAEMGFEMVEVTKLSGDGGIDVRGTLVVGDVVRIKMAVQVKKWKLKNNIQAPVVQQVRGSLGAHEQGLIITTSDFSPGAVKEAVQPDKTPIALMNGEQLVMLLMEHGIGVHRSTPDLFEIDEDALVTGEGKFG
- a CDS encoding M48 family metallopeptidase — its product is MELVYTIKRSPNRKKLTITVERDRSVVVHAPESTSEEKIQAIIESKRKWIYEKTKHAQKYALPHPPGKELVNGESALYLGRQYQIEVVQNNSEEIRFEQRFLIPARLSAERKQVLRNWYMDKAREKILPRTKKFANDLGVAFTNAKIVDNRYRWGSCTIKDNINFNWRLIKAPMYVVDYVIIHELTHLLEANHTPRFWNIVRAQSSKMDKAKQWLLENGQILEEDI